From a single Brassica oleracea var. oleracea cultivar TO1000 chromosome C5, BOL, whole genome shotgun sequence genomic region:
- the LOC106295563 gene encoding serine/threonine protein phosphatase 2A 59 kDa regulatory subunit B' zeta isoform, which yields MIKQIFGKLPRKPSKSLNNDSNGEGAVNSYYAPNPSASGSRLPNGTLAPNSNKNIQAGAFPPSGVVYEALPSFRDVPISEKPNLFLQKLTMCCVVFDFRDPSKNLKEKEIKRQTLLELVDYVASVGVKFNEAAIQELTKMVAVNLFRTFPSANHETKILEMHDLEDEEPSLEPAWPHIQVVYEILLRFVASPMTDAKLAKRYIDHSFVLKLLDLFDSEDQREREYLKTILHRVYGKFMVHRPYIRKAINNIFYRFISETEKHNGIAELLEILGSIINGFALPLKEEHKLFLVRALIPLHKPKCASVYYQQLSYCIVQFVEKDFKLADCIIRGLLKYWPVTNSSKEVMFLGELEEVLEATQAAEFQRCMVPLFRQIARCLNSSHFQVAERALFLWNNDHLRNLITQNHKVIMPIVFPALERNTRGHWNQAVKTLTLNVRKVFSDVDQALFDECLAKFQVEEENKTELKANRERTWKRLEDLAASKTNEAELVPRFVSSVNLASSSESSG from the exons ATGATCAAACAGATATTTGGGAAGCTGCCTAGAAAGCCTTCCAAGTCATTGAACAATGACTCCAACGGTGAAGGAGCTGTTAACTCCTATTACGCCCCAAACCCATCAGCTTCTGGTTCTCGTCTACCAAATGGGACTCTTGCTCCTAACTCTAACAAGAACATTCAAGCTGGAGCCTTTCCACCTTCTGGTGTTGTATACGAGGCCTTGCCTAGCTTCAGAGATGTTCCCATCTCCGAGAAACCTAATCTCTTCCTCCAGAAGCTGACCATGTGCTGCGTTGTATTCGACTTCAGAGACCCCTCCAAGAATCTCAAGGAGAAAGAGATTAAGAGGCAGACACTCCTCGAGCTCGTTGACTACGTCGCATCAGTTGGCGTGAAGTTTAACGAAGCTGCGATCCAGGAGCTGACCAAGATGGTAGCTGTGAATCTCTTCAGAACGTTTCCTTCAGCTAACCACGAGACTAAGATCCTGGAGATGCACGATTTGGAAGATGAGGAGCCTTCCTTGGAGCCGGCTTGGCCTCACATTCAAGTCGTCTACGAGATTCTCCTCAGGTTCGTGGCGTCTCCCATGACTGACGCAAAGCTCGCAAAGAGATACATTGACCACTCTTTCGTCTTGAAGCTCTTAGACTTGTTTGATTCCGAAGATCAAAGAGAGAGAGAGTATCTGAAAACCATTCTCCACCGTGTTTACGGGAAGTTCATGGTGCATAGGCCTTACATCAGAAAGGCGATAAACAACATCTTCTACAGGTTCATCTCCGAGACTGAGAAGCATAACGGTATCGCGGAGTTGCTGGAGATTCTTGGGAGTATAATCAATGGGTTTGCTTTGCCTTTGAAAGAAGAGCATAAGCTCTTCCTTGTCCGTGCTTTGATCCCTCTCCACAAGCCTAAATGCGCGTCGGTCTATTACCAGCAGCTCTCTTATTGCATTGTTCAGTTTGTGGAGAAAGACTTCAAGCTCGCGGATTGCATTATCAGAGGCCTGCTAAAGTATTGGCCTGTGACTAACAGCTCTAAAGAAGTTATGTTTCTTGGTGAGTTGGAAGAAGTCTTGGAAGCAACTCAAGCTGCTGAGTTTCAACGTTGTATGGTCCCTTTGTTCCGACAGATAGCTCGTTGTCTCAACAGTTCACATTTCCAG GTTGCTGAGAGAGCATTGTTTCTATGGAACAACGATCACTTAAGAAACCTGATCACTCAGAACCATAAAGTGATCATGCCTATAGTCTTCCCAGCTCTAGAGAGGAACACGCGTGGACATTGGAACCAAGCGGTTAAGACTCTGACTCTAAACGTGAGGAAAGTGTTCTCCGACGTTGACCAAGCTCTCTTCGATGAGTGTTTAGCTAAATTCCAAGTGGAAGAAGAGAATAAGACAGAGCTTAAAGCGAACCGGGAAAGAACATGGAAGAGGTTAGAAGATTTGGCGGCTTCAAAGACCAATGAGGCAGAGCTGGTCCCAAGATTTGTGTCCTCGGTGAATCTTGCAAGCAGCTCTGAGTCCTCAGGGTAG
- the LOC106295444 gene encoding protein NRT1/ PTR FAMILY 6.4, with protein MVHVSSHRAKDGSEEAFDYRGNPPDKSKTGGWLGAGLILGSELSERICVMGISMNLVTYLVGDLHISSAKSATIVTNFMGTLNLLGLLGGFLADAKLGRYKMVAISASVTALGVLLLTVATTIPSMRPPLCDDFRRLHHQCVEANGHQLALLYVALYTIALGGGGIKSNVSGFGSDQFDTSDPKEEKQMIFFFNRFYFSISLGSLFAVIVLVYIQDNVGRGWGYGISAATMVVAAVVLLCGTKLYRFKKPKGSPFTVIWRVCFLAWKKRNQSYPSHQSLLNGYDNTTVPHTERLKCLDKAAVVVEESSPSTKEFKEKDPWMVSTVTQVEEVKLVVKLIPIWATNILFWTIYSQMTTFTVEQATFMERKLGSFTVPAGSYSAFLILTILLFTSLNERVFVPLARMVTKKPQGITSLQRIGVGLVLSMAAMAVAAVIENARREAEVTNGYKISAFWLIPQYFLVGAGEAFAYVGQLEFFIREAPERMKSMSTGLFLSTISMGFFVSSLLVSLVDKVTHKSWLRSNLNKARLNYFYWLLFVLGAFNFLVFIVFAMKHQYKADMISVGVDDSVEKEKEKSELELKDIP; from the exons ATG GTTCATGTGTCGTCGCATAGAGCTAAAGATGGCTCGGAAGAAGCCTTTGACTATAGAGGAAATCCACCTGATAAGTCCAAAACCGGTGGATGGTTAGGCGCCGGTTTAATCTTAG GGAGTGAACTCTCGGAGAGAATATGCGTGATGGGCATATCAATGAACCTGGTGACGTACCTTGTCGGAGATTTACACATCTCATCAGCAAAATCTGCAACCATAGTCACAAACTTCATGGGAACACTCAACCTCTTAGGACTTCTTGGTGGTTTCTTGGCTGATGCTAAACTCGGTCGGTACAAGATGGTCGCAATCTCAGCCTCTGTCACAGCTCTG GGAGTGTTGCTGTTGACAGTGGCAACAACCATCCCAAGCATGAGACCACCACTCTGTGATGACTTCAGGAGACTTCACCATCAGTGCGTAGAAGCAAACGGTCACCAGCTAGCTCTTCTCTACGTCGCTCTCTACACCATAGCTCTAGGCGGAGGAGGGATCAAGTCCAACGTGTCCGGTTTCGGGTCTGACCAGTTCGACACGAGTGATCCCAAAGAAGAGAAGCAGATGATTTTCTTCTTCAACAGATTCTACTTCTCCATCAGCCTTGGGTCTCTCTTCGCCGTGATTGTCCTGGTTTACATCCAGGACAACGTCGGGAGAGGCTGGGGCTACGGAATCTCGGCCGCGACCATGGTGGTTGCGGCCGTGGTTCTGCTCTGCGGGACGAAACTGTACCGTTTCAAGAAACCTAAAGGAAGCCCTTTTACCGTTATATGGAGGGTTTGTTTCTTGGCCTGGAAGAAAAGAAACCAAAGCTACCCTTCGCATCAGAGTCTTTTAAACGGTTATGACAACACAACGGTTCCCCACACGGAGAGGCTAAAGTGTTTAGACAAAGCTGCGGTTGTAGTAGAAGAGAGCTCTCCTAGTACCAAGGAGTTCAAAGAGAAGGATCCGTGGATGGTTTCGACCGTTACACAGGTCGAAGAAGTGAAGCTAGTTGTGAAATTGATTCCCATTTGGGCAACGAACATTCTCTTCTGGACGATTTACTCCCAAATGACGACTTTCACGGTGGAACAAGCCACATTTATGGAGCGTAAACTCGGGTCTTTCACGGTTCCCGCAGGGTCCTACTCTGCGTTTCTCATCCTCACCATCCTCCTCTTCACTTCCCTTAACGAGAGAGTCTTTGTGCCTTTAGCAAGAATGGTTACAAAGAAGCCTCAAGGAATCACCAGCCTTCAGAGAATAGGAGTAGGGCTTGTGTTGTCAATGGCTGCAATGGCGGTAGCAGCGGTTATAGAGAACGCTAGACGCGAGGCAGAGGTTACCAACGGTTATAAGATAAGCGCGTTCTGGTTGATTCCACAGTACTTCTTGGTTGGTGCTGGTGAAGCTTTTGCTTACGTTGGGCAGCTTGAGTTCTTTATAAGAGAAGCACCAGAGAGGATGAAGTCGATGAGCACCGGGTTGTTTTTGAGCACGATTTCGATGGGATTCTTTGTGAGCAGCTTGCTTGTTTCTCTTGTTGATAAGGTAACGCACAAGAGCTGGCTTAGAAGCAACCTTAACAAAGCGAGACTGAACTACTTCTACTGGTTGCTTTTTGTCTTGGGAGCTTTCAATTTCTTGGTTTTTATAGTGTTTGCGATGAAGCATCAGTACAAAGCTGATATGATTAGTGTTGGGGTTGATGATTCAGTGGAGAAGGAGAAAGAAAAATCTGAGTTGGAGCTTAAAGACATTCCATAA
- the LOC106343547 gene encoding chitin elicitor receptor kinase 1 isoform X1: MELRIRIATLLTLLLLLFSTSSLFLTVESKCSGSCNLALASYYLDNGTTLSNINQNLNSPAAPFDQVNFEPILRYNPSITNKDLIQMGSRVLVPFPCECQPGDFLAHVFRYSIQQEDTYGVVATKHYANLTTEESLQRSNSFPATNIPPSATLNVSVNCFCGNESVSKDYGLFVTYPLRPEDSLDAIASSSGVPAEFIQRYNPGVDFRSGRGIVFVPGKDPNGTFPPFKSSDKAGGLGAGVIAGICIGVLVALLLISFVIYYVYRKNKKQESHSSSILLSAKVDQASLQSGDLVGTGVAPGLAAISVDKSVEFTLEELAKATDNFNLSFKIGQGGFGAVYYAELRGEKAAIKKMDMEASKQFLAELKVLTRVHHVNLVRLIGYCVEGSLFLIYEYVENGNLGQHLHGSGREPLPWTKRVHIALDSARGLEYIHEHTVPVYVHRDIKSANILIDQSFRAKVADFGLTKLTEVGSSATRGAMGTFGYMAPEIVYGEVSAKVDVYAFGVVLYELISAKAAVVKMNQASGEFRGLVGVFEEVFKEADKEEALRKIIDPRLGDNYPFDSVYKMAELGKACTQENAQLRPSMRYIVVALSTLISSTGNWDVGNFQNDDIVSLMSGR; encoded by the exons ATGGAGCTACGGATCCGAATTGCTACCCTTCTTACTCTTCTCCTTCTCCTCTTCTCAACGTCGTCTCTGTTCTTGACCGTCGAATCTAAATGCAGTGGAAGCTGCAACTTAGCTTTAGCCTCTTACTACCTCGACAACGGAACAACCCTCTCCAACATCAACCAGAACCTCAACTCTCCCGCCGCGCCTTTCGATCAAGTCAACTTCGAGCCGATCCTAAGGTACAACCCCAGCATAACAAACAAAGACTTAATCCAGATGGGTTCTCGTGTTCTTGTCCCTTTCCCTTGCGAGTGCCAACCCGGAGACTTTCTTGCCCACGTGTTCAGATACAGTATCCAACAGGAAGATACTTATGGCGTAGTTGCGACTAAACATTACGCGAACCTCACGACGGAGGAGTCTTTGCAGAGGAGCAACTCTTTTCCGGCGACTAACATCCCTCCCTCCGCGACGTTAAACGTGTCCGTGAACTGCTTTTGCGGTAACGAGAGTGTGTCAAAGGATTATGGGTTGTTCGTTACGTACCCGCTTCGTCCTGAAGATAGTCTCGACGCGATCGCGAGTTCTTCCGGTGTACCGGCGGAGTTTATTCAAAGGTATAACCCTGGTGTTGATTTCCGGTCAGGGAGAGGGATTGTCTTTGTTCCGGGGAAAG ATCCAAATGGTACATTCCCACCTTTCAAATCAAG TGACAAGG CAGGTGGGCTTGGTGCTGGAGTTATAGCTGGTATATGTATAGGAGTGTTGGTGGCTCTGTTGTTGATATCCTTTGTCATATACTATGTTTACCGAAAGAACAAGAAACAAGAGTCACATTCATCTTCTATTCTGTTGTCTGCTAAGGTTGATCAGG CTAGCCTCCAGAGTGGAGACTTGGTTGGCACAGGAGTTGCTCCTGGCCTTGCCGCCATAAGCGTGGACAAGTCTGTTGAGTTTACCTTGGAGGAGCTAGCAAAGGCTACTGATAATTTCAATCTGTCTTTTAAGATAGGGCAAGGTGGTTTTGGTGCTGTTTACTATGCAGAGCTTAGAGGAGAA AAAGCTGCAATCAAGAAGATGGACATGGAGGCATCGAAACAGTTCTTGGCGGAACTAAAAGTCTTAACACGTGTACATCATGTCAACCTG GTTCGTCTGATTGGTTATTGTGTAGAGGGGTCTCTGTTCTTGATCTATGAGTATGTTGAGAATGGCAACCTTGGACAACATTTACATGGATCAG GACGTGAACCGCTACCGTGGACTAAGAGAGTCCACATTGCGCTAGATTCAGCTAGAGGTTTAGAGTATATCCACGAGCACACGGTTCCAGTTTATGTTCACAGGGACATTAAATCTGCCAATATATTGATAGATCAGAGCTTCAGAGCAAAG GTCGCTGATTTCGGTTTAACAAAACTCACAGAAGTGGGAAGCTCAGCGACACGTGGGGCGATGGGTACATTTGGTTACATGGCACCTGA GATTGTATATGGAGAAGTGTCTGCGAAAGTAGATGTATATGCATTTGGAGTGGTCCTTTACGAGTTGATCTCTGCAAAAGCCGCGGTTGTCAAGATGAACCAAGCCAGTGGTGAATTCAGAGGCCTCGTGGGTGTG TTCGAAGAAGTATTCAAGGAGGCAGACAAAGAAGAAGCACTACGGAAGATTATCGATCCGAGGCTTGGTGATAACTATCCGTTTGATTCTGTATATAAG ATGGCGGAACTAGGGAAAGCTTGTACGCAAGAGAACGCGCAGCTACGTCCAAGTATGAGATACATTGTCGTTGCTTTATCTACTCTTATCTCGTCAACCGGAAACTGGGACGTCGGAAACTTCCAGAACGATGATATTGTCAGCCTTATGTCTGGCCGGTAG
- the LOC106343214 gene encoding probable ribonuclease P/MRP protein subunit POP5, translating to MVGFKNRFMLMEVYLDPDKDLLGEGTPVILTKLNLSEAIKDSILVNFGECGLASCLGSFHVAYVNPVTKLCIVRSSRDEHRRVWSAMTLVRSVGNCPVVFNLLDISGCIRACRDAALKCETDKFNQSGKGLSEEEIREMNRCLDKLKLL from the coding sequence ATGGTGGGGTTTAAGAACAGGTTCATGTTGATGGAGGTTTATCTCGACCCAGACAAGGATCTCTTAGGAGAAGGAACTCCTGTTATCCTCACGAAACTCAACCTCTCGGAAGCGATCAAAGACAGCATCCTCGTCAATTTCGGCGAGTGCGGTCTCGCCTCTTGTCTCGGATCCTTCCACGTCGCGTATGTGAACCCGGTCACGAAGCTGTGCATTGTAAGATCGTCGAGAGATGAACACAGGCGAGTTTGGTCGGCGATGACGCTGGTCAGAAGCGTCGGGAACTGCCCCGTGGTGTTTAACTTGCTCGATATCAGCGGTTGCATCAGAGCGTGTCGAGACGCGGCCTTGAAGTGCGAGACGGACAAGTTTAATCAGTCTGGTAAAGGATTGTCCGAAGAGGAGATTCGAGAGATGAATAGGTGTTTAGATAAGCTCAAACTGTTGTAA
- the LOC106343213 gene encoding octanoyltransferase, protein MRTPRTLEVWKLGTVNYLKSLKLQDKLVSERKANRIPDTLLSLQHPPTYTLGKRRTDHNLLIPEAELKSIGAELHYTQRGGDITFHGPHQAILYPILSLRSIGFGARSYVEALERSMIEFSSLYGVKARAGNKCETGVWVGDRKIGAIGVRISSGITCHGLAFNIDPDMKYFEHIVPCGIADKEVTSLRRETDAQLPSEEVIHEQLVTCLAKVFSYDDVVVKEDPSAILNTLEDDD, encoded by the coding sequence ATGAGAACCCCAAGAACCCTGGAGGTATGGAAGCTAGGCACTGTCAACTATTTGAAGTCCCTTAAACTTCAAGACAAGTTGGTTTCTGAGAGAAAAGCTAATCGAATCCCCGATACACTCCTCTCCCTTCAGCATCCACCAACTTACACGTTGGGTAAACGTAGAACCGATCACAACCTACTCATCCCTGAAGCTGAACTCAAGAGCATTGGCGCTGAGCTTCATTATACTCAAAGAGGAGGAGATATCACTTTCCATGGCCCTCACCAAGCCATCTTATACCCTATCCTTTCCTTACGCAGCATAGGTTTTGGTGCTAGGAGCTATGTAGAGGCATTGGAGCGGTCGATGATCGAATTTTCTTCGCTTTACGGCGTGAAAGCTCGTGCGGGAAACAAATGTGAGACTGGGGTTTGGGTCGGGGATAGAAAGATTGGTGCTATTGGGGTTCGTATATCCTCTGGAATCACTTGCCATGGTCTGGCCTTCAACATAGATCCTGATATGAAGTACTTTGAGCACATTGTTCCGTGTGGGATTGCTGATAAAGAAGTTACATCTCTGAGAAGGGAGACAGATGCTCAGCTTCCTTCCGAAGAAGTGATTCATGAGCAGTTGGTTACCTGTTTGGCCAAAGTGTTTTCGTATGATGACGTTGTGGTGAAGGAAGATCCTTCAGCCATTTTAAACACCCTGGAGGATGACGACTAA
- the LOC106343547 gene encoding chitin elicitor receptor kinase 1 isoform X2, with amino-acid sequence MELRIRIATLLTLLLLLFSTSSLFLTVESKCSGSCNLALASYYLDNGTTLSNINQNLNSPAAPFDQVNFEPILRYNPSITNKDLIQMGSRVLVPFPCECQPGDFLAHVFRYSIQQEDTYGVVATKHYANLTTEESLQRSNSFPATNIPPSATLNVSVNCFCGNESVSKDYGLFVTYPLRPEDSLDAIASSSGVPAEFIQRYNPGVDFRSGRGIVFVPGKDPNGTFPPFKSSDKGGLGAGVIAGICIGVLVALLLISFVIYYVYRKNKKQESHSSSILLSAKVDQASLQSGDLVGTGVAPGLAAISVDKSVEFTLEELAKATDNFNLSFKIGQGGFGAVYYAELRGEKAAIKKMDMEASKQFLAELKVLTRVHHVNLVRLIGYCVEGSLFLIYEYVENGNLGQHLHGSGREPLPWTKRVHIALDSARGLEYIHEHTVPVYVHRDIKSANILIDQSFRAKVADFGLTKLTEVGSSATRGAMGTFGYMAPEIVYGEVSAKVDVYAFGVVLYELISAKAAVVKMNQASGEFRGLVGVFEEVFKEADKEEALRKIIDPRLGDNYPFDSVYKMAELGKACTQENAQLRPSMRYIVVALSTLISSTGNWDVGNFQNDDIVSLMSGR; translated from the exons ATGGAGCTACGGATCCGAATTGCTACCCTTCTTACTCTTCTCCTTCTCCTCTTCTCAACGTCGTCTCTGTTCTTGACCGTCGAATCTAAATGCAGTGGAAGCTGCAACTTAGCTTTAGCCTCTTACTACCTCGACAACGGAACAACCCTCTCCAACATCAACCAGAACCTCAACTCTCCCGCCGCGCCTTTCGATCAAGTCAACTTCGAGCCGATCCTAAGGTACAACCCCAGCATAACAAACAAAGACTTAATCCAGATGGGTTCTCGTGTTCTTGTCCCTTTCCCTTGCGAGTGCCAACCCGGAGACTTTCTTGCCCACGTGTTCAGATACAGTATCCAACAGGAAGATACTTATGGCGTAGTTGCGACTAAACATTACGCGAACCTCACGACGGAGGAGTCTTTGCAGAGGAGCAACTCTTTTCCGGCGACTAACATCCCTCCCTCCGCGACGTTAAACGTGTCCGTGAACTGCTTTTGCGGTAACGAGAGTGTGTCAAAGGATTATGGGTTGTTCGTTACGTACCCGCTTCGTCCTGAAGATAGTCTCGACGCGATCGCGAGTTCTTCCGGTGTACCGGCGGAGTTTATTCAAAGGTATAACCCTGGTGTTGATTTCCGGTCAGGGAGAGGGATTGTCTTTGTTCCGGGGAAAG ATCCAAATGGTACATTCCCACCTTTCAAATCAAG TGACAAGG GTGGGCTTGGTGCTGGAGTTATAGCTGGTATATGTATAGGAGTGTTGGTGGCTCTGTTGTTGATATCCTTTGTCATATACTATGTTTACCGAAAGAACAAGAAACAAGAGTCACATTCATCTTCTATTCTGTTGTCTGCTAAGGTTGATCAGG CTAGCCTCCAGAGTGGAGACTTGGTTGGCACAGGAGTTGCTCCTGGCCTTGCCGCCATAAGCGTGGACAAGTCTGTTGAGTTTACCTTGGAGGAGCTAGCAAAGGCTACTGATAATTTCAATCTGTCTTTTAAGATAGGGCAAGGTGGTTTTGGTGCTGTTTACTATGCAGAGCTTAGAGGAGAA AAAGCTGCAATCAAGAAGATGGACATGGAGGCATCGAAACAGTTCTTGGCGGAACTAAAAGTCTTAACACGTGTACATCATGTCAACCTG GTTCGTCTGATTGGTTATTGTGTAGAGGGGTCTCTGTTCTTGATCTATGAGTATGTTGAGAATGGCAACCTTGGACAACATTTACATGGATCAG GACGTGAACCGCTACCGTGGACTAAGAGAGTCCACATTGCGCTAGATTCAGCTAGAGGTTTAGAGTATATCCACGAGCACACGGTTCCAGTTTATGTTCACAGGGACATTAAATCTGCCAATATATTGATAGATCAGAGCTTCAGAGCAAAG GTCGCTGATTTCGGTTTAACAAAACTCACAGAAGTGGGAAGCTCAGCGACACGTGGGGCGATGGGTACATTTGGTTACATGGCACCTGA GATTGTATATGGAGAAGTGTCTGCGAAAGTAGATGTATATGCATTTGGAGTGGTCCTTTACGAGTTGATCTCTGCAAAAGCCGCGGTTGTCAAGATGAACCAAGCCAGTGGTGAATTCAGAGGCCTCGTGGGTGTG TTCGAAGAAGTATTCAAGGAGGCAGACAAAGAAGAAGCACTACGGAAGATTATCGATCCGAGGCTTGGTGATAACTATCCGTTTGATTCTGTATATAAG ATGGCGGAACTAGGGAAAGCTTGTACGCAAGAGAACGCGCAGCTACGTCCAAGTATGAGATACATTGTCGTTGCTTTATCTACTCTTATCTCGTCAACCGGAAACTGGGACGTCGGAAACTTCCAGAACGATGATATTGTCAGCCTTATGTCTGGCCGGTAG